The DNA segment CTTCAAGCGAACCGTTAAGCACGTCGCGGTATGTTTCAACGAATTCAATGACGCGGATAACGTGTTCATAGAGATCGCGGTAATAATTCTCAAGATCGCCATCGGTTTTAACGCGCGGATGCCTGATAAGCGTACTCACTACCTCGCGCATACCTCCGGCATTGCGGCGAAAGTCAATAAGGGTGCGCCTAATCTTGAATATTCGCTCAAGCGTTTGCGGTGTGGGATTCTTCCATGCGTCAGACTCAACGGCCTGGATGCCCTCTCCAATCCTATCAAGTGTTATCAGATAGTTATCGATAATCTCGTCGAGGATCGCATATACAAGATGATGCGTATCGGTCGCGTCAACATCGGCGGACTGGGAAAAACGTTCGCGAACGTGCTCGGCCAATGCTCCGGAACGTTCCTCAACCGTCACCAGCGATTCTGGTTTAATGAACATGTTGAAATCGTCAAAATGGAGCTGATTGATTTTTACCTCAAAACGGGCAATTTTAGCCACTACGAAAACGTAATTTTTGCGCTCAACGACTTTGGCGATCTGCCGCTTATGATAACAATCCTCTATATCGAGCTTATGGTATCCCTCTGCCTTGGCGAAGTCCTTAAACCGTTCATCGGGAGATACGATGATTGTACGCCAGGGGATGCCCGGCATCGGCTCACTAATAAATTTTTCAGATGAGTTCATATGAATGGCCCTAGTAATAAAATGCTCGACGGAGCGGTAAAAACTACCTTAATTAGCATACCACAAACTTCCTCGACATGCTTGGAACAAGAATATAACCCATAGGGTGCTTATATCCTTCAGAATACCGGCGTGGAGCAGTCTTGCAGGTCTTCTCGCGTAAGCGGCTGGCCGAGTCTTGCCCGCTCACTCATGAGCGAGCAGGGGAGCGCAAGGGGTGATGGGGTGAACCCCATCTCAAATTGCTGGGTCGAAAGCCCTCCTCGATGTTCAAAATGGGGGTCGTCAACCTGCTCCAGGGCGCAATATTGACCGATCTTTGCAAGCCGCTTCCAATTGATATCAAACCCCTTCCACCGGTCCACCACATCCACCGCATATCCGTAGTTATGAATGCTCTTGCCCGCTTCAGCCCAGCTTACAATATGCCCATCTACGGTCCGTCCTTGTTGATATAATTCGGCTTGTTCCTTTATGGTACGAAAACCGGATGTGATGCGCAGGGTATATCCGTAAACGGCGGCGACAGGAATAAAACATTCGTTCACTTGGGTTATAAAGTTCGCGTTCAGTTCTGTCGGCATGGGAGGCGGGGTGGGGCGGATATACGGTTCCGATGACGAAAATTCTTTGAGTAGCCGGTTGTGCTGAAAAGTCAGAACCGCTCCGCCAAAAACCACAAATAAAAAGATCGCCACGATAGGTCCTCGATTCGTTTTCTTTTTTTTGAAAAATTTTAGCATAAAAAAGATTCTTTGCACGCGGGGGCTCCAACCCTCATTTTAACCGTTCGATGATATCCCGTCTAGAACTCATGTCTTTTTATGCGTGTTAAGATAAACAAAAACAGCCCACAGGGAGCCATTCAGGGTATTTGGACGAGTTTATCTCCGGTAACTACGCAAGTTAAGATGTAAGATCAACTTCTATAAGAATAAAACGAGAAGCTT comes from the bacterium genome and includes:
- a CDS encoding D-alanyl-D-alanine carboxypeptidase family protein; protein product: MLKFFKKKKTNRGPIVAIFLFVVFGGAVLTFQHNRLLKEFSSSEPYIRPTPPPMPTELNANFITQVNECFIPVAAVYGYTLRITSGFRTIKEQAELYQQGRTVDGHIVSWAEAGKSIHNYGYAVDVVDRWKGFDINWKRLAKIGQYCALEQVDDPHFEHRGGLSTQQFEMGFTPSPLALPCSLMSERARLGQPLTREDLQDCSTPVF
- a CDS encoding magnesium transporter CorA family protein translates to MNSSEKFISEPMPGIPWRTIIVSPDERFKDFAKAEGYHKLDIEDCYHKRQIAKVVERKNYVFVVAKIARFEVKINQLHFDDFNMFIKPESLVTVEERSGALAEHVRERFSQSADVDATDTHHLVYAILDEIIDNYLITLDRIGEGIQAVESDAWKNPTPQTLERIFKIRRTLIDFRRNAGGMREVVSTLIRHPRVKTDGDLENYYRDLYEHVIRVIEFVETYRDVLNGSLEVYASTMAQRTNEISKVLTVYGTIALPFIIVTGMYGMNIPLPFQQSAHSFFIVFALMSALAAISLIFFKRKNWF